From one Chryseobacterium sp. 3008163 genomic stretch:
- a CDS encoding 3-oxoacyl-ACP synthase encodes MTTIQSCTIKSSKIIVNEQIVFESQTENFSDFAKEAYKTLELNYPKFHKMDNLSKLAFLASEMILKNDDHSKTALVFANKSSSLDTDFKYQESINSQENYFPSPAVFVYTLPNICVGEISIKHKMQTENAFFVLDEFDEEFLNSYAAQILQSGKAEKVLCGWVELYQESYKAFVYLLTL; translated from the coding sequence ATGACAACAATACAATCCTGCACTATAAAAAGCTCAAAAATAATTGTCAATGAACAAATTGTTTTTGAAAGCCAAACCGAAAATTTCTCAGACTTTGCAAAAGAAGCTTATAAAACTTTAGAACTGAATTATCCAAAATTTCACAAAATGGATAATCTCAGTAAACTGGCCTTTCTCGCTTCGGAAATGATTCTGAAAAACGACGACCACAGTAAAACTGCCTTGGTTTTCGCCAACAAATCATCAAGCCTCGACACCGATTTTAAATATCAGGAAAGCATCAATTCTCAGGAAAATTATTTCCCGAGTCCTGCCGTTTTTGTATACACTTTACCTAACATTTGCGTTGGCGAAATCAGCATTAAACATAAAATGCAGACTGAAAATGCCTTTTTCGTCTTGGATGAATTTGATGAAGAGTTTTTAAACTCATACGCGGCACAGATTCTGCAATCAGGGAAAGCTGAAAAAGTCTTGTGCGGCTGGGTCGAACTATATCAGGAAAGTTATAAAGCTTTTGTATATTTGCTGACTTTGTAA
- a CDS encoding type II toxin-antitoxin system RelE/ParE family toxin produces the protein MGRSESKIAGEIMIYHLSLSPNAEADLLESALWYESRQIGLGEKFTQKVESYFSRIQNNPLHFPLKKGNLREAYIQKFPYVIIFELIENEIVVFSVFNTHQNPQRKP, from the coding sequence TTGGGAAGAAGTGAAAGCAAGATTGCTGGAGAAATTATGATTTATCATCTTTCCTTATCTCCAAATGCTGAGGCTGATTTGCTTGAATCTGCATTATGGTACGAAAGCCGCCAAATTGGACTTGGAGAAAAATTCACACAAAAGGTTGAATCTTATTTTTCTAGAATTCAAAATAATCCGCTACATTTTCCTTTGAAAAAAGGAAATTTGCGTGAGGCTTACATCCAAAAATTCCCTTACGTTATCATTTTTGAATTGATAGAAAATGAAATTGTGGTCTTCTCTGTTTTTAATACTCATCAAAATCCACAGCGAAAACCTTAA
- a CDS encoding outer membrane lipoprotein carrier protein LolA: MSLKSPNTLSWKYTKPYQYSIIFKENKIFINDQGKKSSVDAKSKTFEKINKLIVGSSNGKMFLDPEFVVAYFKNGTSNIAKFTPKSAQLLKYIKQIELHFPKNQTTVSQVNMTEASGDTTNIVFKNTKINAPIPASEFSL; encoded by the coding sequence ATGTCTTTAAAATCTCCAAATACTTTAAGTTGGAAATACACAAAACCTTATCAATACAGCATTATTTTTAAGGAAAATAAAATCTTCATCAACGACCAAGGGAAAAAATCTTCGGTGGATGCCAAAAGCAAAACCTTTGAAAAAATCAACAAATTAATAGTCGGAAGTTCAAATGGGAAAATGTTTCTAGACCCTGAATTTGTGGTTGCTTATTTTAAAAATGGAACTTCAAATATCGCTAAATTCACTCCGAAATCTGCTCAATTGTTGAAATACATTAAGCAAATTGAACTTCATTTTCCTAAAAATCAGACGACAGTTTCGCAGGTGAATATGACAGAAGCTTCTGGAGATACAACCAATATTGTTTTCAAAAACACCAAAATCAATGCGCCGATTCCTGCTTCTGAGTTTTCTTTATAG
- a CDS encoding ABC transporter permease: MELKEENIINIHHFLPHREPMLMADYILELTPEKVITSFEITSDNIFVHNNHFVEAGLIEHSAQTCSSILGQSFFKGSDDGTKVIGFITNIKKIEIFALPKIGDKIISKASLISQYENICQIFCETFLDDELLIRTEISLFIQELKS; this comes from the coding sequence ATGGAGTTAAAAGAAGAAAACATCATTAATATTCACCATTTTTTACCACATCGCGAACCGATGCTGATGGCTGATTATATTCTGGAGCTTACTCCGGAAAAGGTGATTACTTCTTTTGAAATTACTTCTGACAACATTTTCGTTCACAATAATCATTTTGTAGAAGCGGGTCTTATAGAACATTCGGCACAAACTTGTTCTTCAATTCTCGGACAGAGTTTTTTTAAAGGTTCTGATGACGGAACTAAAGTAATCGGTTTCATTACCAATATCAAAAAGATTGAGATTTTTGCCTTGCCCAAAATCGGTGACAAAATTATTTCAAAAGCTTCTTTAATTTCTCAATATGAAAACATCTGCCAGATTTTCTGTGAAACATTTCTGGACGATGAATTGTTGATTCGTACGGAGATTAGCTTGTTTATTCAGGAACTGAAATCTTAG
- a CDS encoding ABC transporter permease — MLYKLWRSFIKEIQLLKRDSGGIVIIFLMPLLLIITITLIQDSTFKNLEGSKIPIIFIDNDKSEVSKVIKKELETSKTFELVTDYNEKSAEKAVFTGDYQMAIVIPENLTKDLNSNIDSKVQTVVSSFGLEADSTATKAVASKTKDIHLYFDPATNAGFKNSVMNAINKMVFEIENKKIYKAFQDQLGTTEDLENKSLITFKEITPNKGKEELMPNSVQHNVPAWALFAIFFIVVPLSINLVKEKSQGTSVRVRVSPTPYYIHILGKTFTYLIICVIQFLLMVAVGIWLFPLMDLPQFDVSGKMFHLLIVTLFAGLAAIGFGVLIGTMSNTQEQSAPFGATSVVVLAAIGGIWVPVFLMPEFMQKIAQFSPMNWGLNAYYDIILRNSGIGEIAKELIFLFLFYIAMVTISLLYERKQNAV; from the coding sequence ATGTTGTATAAATTGTGGAGAAGTTTCATCAAGGAAATTCAGTTGTTGAAAAGAGATTCGGGTGGAATTGTCATCATTTTTTTGATGCCGTTGTTGCTGATTATTACGATTACTTTAATTCAGGATTCAACATTCAAAAATCTGGAAGGTTCAAAAATCCCGATTATTTTTATTGACAATGATAAATCTGAAGTTTCCAAAGTCATTAAAAAAGAACTGGAAACCAGCAAAACATTTGAGTTAGTCACGGATTACAATGAAAAATCAGCTGAAAAAGCTGTCTTTACGGGAGATTATCAGATGGCTATTGTCATTCCTGAAAATTTAACGAAAGATTTAAATTCAAATATCGATTCTAAAGTTCAGACCGTCGTAAGCTCGTTTGGTTTGGAAGCCGATTCGACTGCGACAAAAGCTGTGGCTTCAAAAACGAAAGACATTCATCTCTATTTCGACCCTGCAACCAACGCCGGTTTCAAAAATTCTGTGATGAATGCCATCAACAAAATGGTTTTCGAAATCGAGAATAAAAAAATATACAAAGCCTTCCAAGACCAACTCGGGACCACGGAAGACCTAGAAAATAAAAGTCTTATTACCTTCAAAGAAATCACACCTAACAAAGGCAAAGAAGAACTGATGCCGAATTCCGTTCAGCACAACGTTCCGGCGTGGGCATTGTTTGCTATTTTCTTTATTGTGGTGCCTTTGTCGATTAATTTAGTCAAAGAAAAAAGTCAAGGAACGAGCGTGAGAGTTCGTGTGAGCCCGACGCCGTATTACATTCATATTTTAGGAAAAACATTCACATATCTTATCATCTGCGTCATCCAGTTTTTACTGATGGTTGCGGTAGGAATCTGGCTTTTCCCGCTGATGGACTTACCTCAGTTTGATGTTTCCGGAAAAATGTTCCACCTTCTCATTGTCACTCTTTTTGCAGGATTGGCAGCGATTGGATTTGGGGTTTTAATAGGAACAATGTCAAACACTCAGGAACAATCAGCACCATTTGGAGCAACTTCGGTGGTAGTTTTGGCAGCGATTGGCGGAATCTGGGTTCCAGTTTTCCTGATGCCTGAATTTATGCAGAAAATTGCGCAGTTTTCCCCGATGAATTGGGGACTGAATGCGTATTACGATATTATTTTAAGAAACAGCGGCATTGGCGAAATTGCTAAGGAACTGATTTTCTTATTTTTATTTTATATTGCGATGGTAACCATCTCTTTACTATATGAACGGAAACAAAATGCAGTCTAA
- a CDS encoding phosphopantetheine-binding protein translates to MEDLKLELKNKIIEVLNLEDVAIEEIKDTDPLFGGGLGLDSIDALELIVLLDKDYGIKLSDPKKGKEIFQSIEVMAKYIEENRTK, encoded by the coding sequence ATGGAAGATTTAAAATTAGAATTAAAAAACAAAATCATAGAAGTTCTTAATCTTGAAGACGTTGCAATAGAAGAAATCAAAGACACAGATCCATTATTTGGTGGTGGTCTTGGATTGGACTCTATTGACGCTTTGGAATTAATCGTCCTTCTTGACAAAGACTATGGAATCAAATTATCTGACCCAAAAAAAGGAAAAGAAATCTTCCAGTCTATCGAGGTGATGGCGAAATACATCGAAGAAAACAGAACAAAATAA
- a CDS encoding C45 family autoproteolytic acyltransferase/hydolase has product MKSKSLFFLLLVLNLISCGTRKSVKHTPEVQQYALEIPKVEKINDSTFSFNQNYLTKNKQQLWELYIKGNPLQLGYNNGALTENLTQKQEEIFFSKVEGFVPSKFKQKLLRGFLKWYNRKMYLNVREDFQAELFGLSQYSSDKYDFIAPKFRRAMYLHGAHDIGHAMQDLMVVGCTSLAVWNENTEDGDLLIGRNFDFSVGEDFSKNKLIEFVEPENGIPYMSVSWPGMIGVVSGMNKEGITVTINAGKSKIPLMAKTPISLVTREILQYAKNIDEAIAIAKKRKVFVSESILVGSANDKKAVIIEVSPKNFGVYDAANSSRVFCTNHFQSEAYKNDKKNKKHIIESHSEYRYEKLQELLQENPKLNPEKMASILRDKSGLKDKSIGYGNEKAINQLLAHHAVIFSPQKRLVWVSSNPYQLGEFVCYDLNEIFSDQKLKDGDFAKSEFNIAKDPFVESKEFEDYEEFKFANGEVQSAIDGNDVLLTDDFIPHYQLLNPDFWLVYYQAGKYYFKQKEYSKAKTEFEKALKKEITTVPDRENVEKYLNKTVKKLR; this is encoded by the coding sequence ATGAAAAGTAAATCTTTATTTTTTCTTTTGCTGGTTTTAAATCTCATTTCGTGTGGAACAAGAAAGTCTGTTAAACACACTCCCGAAGTACAACAGTATGCGCTGGAAATTCCAAAAGTTGAGAAGATCAACGATTCCACTTTTAGTTTTAATCAAAATTATTTAACCAAGAACAAACAACAGCTTTGGGAATTGTACATTAAAGGAAATCCTTTGCAGTTAGGCTATAACAACGGAGCTTTAACTGAAAATTTAACGCAAAAGCAGGAAGAAATTTTCTTTTCTAAAGTGGAAGGTTTTGTTCCGTCAAAGTTCAAGCAAAAACTGTTGAGAGGTTTCCTGAAATGGTACAACCGCAAAATGTATCTCAATGTAAGAGAAGATTTTCAGGCTGAATTGTTTGGTTTGTCTCAATATTCATCAGACAAATATGATTTTATTGCTCCAAAATTCAGAAGAGCAATGTATCTGCACGGAGCGCACGATATTGGTCACGCAATGCAGGATTTAATGGTAGTAGGTTGTACATCTTTGGCTGTTTGGAACGAAAATACAGAAGACGGAGATTTATTGATCGGTAGAAATTTCGATTTTTCTGTAGGTGAAGATTTTTCTAAAAATAAATTAATTGAATTTGTAGAACCCGAAAACGGAATTCCATACATGTCTGTAAGTTGGCCAGGAATGATTGGCGTGGTTTCCGGAATGAATAAAGAAGGAATTACGGTGACCATCAATGCCGGAAAATCGAAAATCCCGTTGATGGCAAAAACACCGATTTCTCTTGTTACGAGAGAGATTTTGCAATATGCCAAAAACATTGATGAAGCGATTGCGATTGCAAAAAAGAGAAAGGTTTTTGTCTCAGAATCTATTTTGGTTGGGAGCGCAAATGATAAAAAAGCCGTGATTATTGAAGTTTCACCTAAGAATTTCGGTGTTTATGATGCGGCTAATTCAAGCAGGGTATTTTGTACCAATCATTTTCAATCTGAAGCTTATAAAAATGATAAAAAAAATAAAAAGCATATCATCGAAAGTCATTCAGAATACCGCTATGAAAAACTCCAAGAGCTTTTGCAGGAAAACCCAAAACTGAATCCTGAGAAAATGGCTTCGATTTTAAGAGACAAATCTGGTTTAAAAGATAAAAGTATTGGTTACGGAAATGAAAAGGCTATAAATCAACTTTTAGCTCATCATGCGGTAATTTTTTCGCCTCAGAAAAGATTAGTTTGGGTATCGTCAAATCCTTATCAGTTGGGAGAGTTTGTCTGCTATGATTTGAATGAAATTTTCTCTGATCAAAAATTGAAAGATGGTGACTTTGCAAAATCGGAATTCAATATTGCTAAAGATCCATTTGTTGAATCTAAAGAGTTTGAAGATTATGAAGAATTTAAGTTTGCGAATGGAGAAGTTCAAAGTGCAATTGATGGTAATGATGTTCTTTTAACTGATGATTTTATTCCTCATTATCAATTGTTGAATCCAGATTTTTGGTTGGTTTATTATCAGGCTGGGAAATATTATTTTAAGCAAAAAGAATATTCTAAGGCAAAAACTGAATTTGAAAAAGCTTTGAAGAAAGAAATCACAACAGTTCCGGATCGTGAGAATGTTGAGAAATATCTGAATAAAACTGTGAAGAAATTGAGGTAA
- a CDS encoding beta-ketoacyl synthase N-terminal-like domain-containing protein: MMKEIYITDYNCVTPLGFDVESNWKALLEGKSGVALHKIIDNHDAFFVSKIDSEKLEEEFNRFFDSAQNDNENFTRLEKMFLLSLRPLVERHEISDETAFILSTTKGNISLLKNETTLPESVYLSNLAQKLADFFGFKTKPIVVSNACVSGVMAISVAKNMIQAGKYKNAFVVAGDEISEFVISGFNSFQAIASEPCKPYDKNRNGINLGEATAVVYITGHCEEQNDEATSQNEKFKFKVLGDSSINDANHISGPSRTGDGLFASVQNAIKEANVSAEQIDYISAHGTATLYNDEMEAIAFNRMDLQNVPLNSMKGYYGHCLGASGLLESIISMESALNNILIPSKNFEEMGVSQDLNIIKENQSAEIKYILKTASGFGGCNAAIVLEKA; this comes from the coding sequence ATGATGAAGGAAATTTACATTACGGATTACAATTGCGTCACACCTTTAGGTTTTGATGTTGAATCAAATTGGAAGGCACTTTTGGAAGGGAAATCCGGTGTCGCTTTGCATAAAATCATAGACAATCACGACGCTTTTTTTGTTTCTAAAATTGATTCTGAAAAATTGGAAGAGGAATTTAATAGATTCTTTGACTCCGCCCAGAATGACAATGAAAATTTCACGAGACTTGAAAAAATGTTTTTGCTGAGCCTGAGACCTTTGGTAGAAAGACATGAAATTTCAGATGAAACAGCTTTTATTCTTTCAACAACAAAAGGAAATATCAGTTTATTAAAAAACGAAACCACTTTACCGGAAAGCGTTTACCTTTCAAATTTAGCTCAAAAACTAGCTGATTTTTTTGGATTTAAAACCAAACCAATTGTCGTTTCCAATGCTTGTGTTTCTGGTGTAATGGCGATTTCTGTGGCAAAGAATATGATTCAGGCAGGAAAATACAAAAATGCATTTGTAGTCGCAGGAGACGAGATTTCTGAGTTTGTGATTTCGGGTTTTAATTCGTTTCAAGCGATTGCAAGTGAACCTTGCAAACCTTACGATAAAAATCGAAACGGAATTAATTTGGGCGAAGCGACGGCAGTAGTTTATATCACGGGTCATTGCGAAGAACAAAATGACGAAGCAACCTCACAAAACGAAAAATTTAAGTTTAAAGTTTTAGGCGATTCATCGATTAATGATGCTAATCATATTTCCGGACCATCGAGAACTGGCGACGGGTTATTTGCCAGCGTTCAAAATGCGATAAAAGAAGCAAATGTTTCCGCAGAACAAATCGATTATATTTCCGCTCATGGAACGGCAACCCTTTACAATGACGAGATGGAAGCCATTGCTTTCAACCGAATGGATTTGCAAAATGTTCCCTTAAACAGTATGAAAGGCTATTATGGACATTGTTTGGGCGCATCAGGTTTATTGGAAAGCATCATTTCAATGGAATCTGCTTTGAACAATATTTTGATTCCGTCTAAAAACTTCGAAGAAATGGGCGTTTCTCAGGATTTGAATATTATTAAAGAAAATCAATCGGCAGAAATTAAATACATTCTGAAAACAGCTTCTGGTTTTGGTGGATGTAATGCGGCCATTGTTTTAGAGAAAGCGTAA
- a CDS encoding phytoene desaturase family protein: protein MKKTYDILIIGSGIGGLVSALILAKEGLKVCVLEKNNQYGGNLQTFSRDKLIFDTGVHYLGGLSKGQNLHQFFSYLGIMDNLELQKMDENGYDKITFGDDEIEYPHAQGYNNFVEQLSNYFPEEREKLENYCEEIQRVCNHFPRYNIVGKDSYSEEILHLNTKRFIESITQNKKLQSVLLGSNFLYAGDSENIPFYVHALTVNSYIQSAYKCVKGGSQISKLLIRKLREYGADVHKHSEVAEIIFNENNVLSSVKTKSGKEYFSKQFISNIEIRSLTRLIGEERLKKSFLNRVLSWEPVSSCFSVYLVLKPNSILNFNHNIYHYSSEEMVWNAFKYKKENWPETYMLSSAPSKQHPEFAESLTAISYMDFEEVKEWENTFNTIANQHERHQLYEKFKLEKAEKMIQALEKKIPDLRESIKIFILHHRCHIVIISVVLREICTVTKKLQKTP from the coding sequence TTGAAAAAAACATACGACATATTGATTATCGGCAGCGGAATAGGAGGTCTTGTTTCGGCTCTTATTTTGGCGAAAGAAGGCTTAAAAGTCTGTGTATTGGAGAAAAACAATCAATATGGAGGAAACTTGCAGACCTTTTCAAGAGATAAATTAATTTTCGACACTGGAGTTCACTATTTGGGTGGACTTTCAAAAGGGCAAAACCTGCATCAGTTTTTTTCTTATCTGGGAATAATGGATAATTTGGAACTCCAGAAAATGGATGAAAATGGCTATGATAAAATCACTTTCGGAGATGATGAAATTGAATATCCACACGCTCAAGGATATAACAATTTTGTTGAGCAATTATCCAACTATTTTCCTGAAGAAAGAGAAAAATTAGAAAATTATTGTGAAGAAATCCAGCGTGTCTGCAATCATTTTCCGAGATATAATATTGTCGGAAAAGATAGTTACAGTGAAGAAATTCTCCATTTAAATACCAAAAGATTCATCGAATCGATTACTCAGAACAAAAAACTGCAATCCGTTTTATTAGGCTCTAATTTTTTATACGCAGGAGATTCTGAAAACATTCCGTTTTATGTTCATGCCTTGACAGTAAATTCTTACATTCAAAGTGCGTACAAATGCGTGAAAGGAGGAAGCCAGATTTCTAAACTTTTAATTCGTAAATTGAGAGAATACGGAGCAGATGTTCATAAACATTCGGAAGTGGCTGAGATTATCTTTAATGAAAATAACGTTCTAAGTTCTGTAAAAACGAAATCAGGGAAAGAATATTTCTCTAAACAGTTTATTTCAAATATTGAAATCCGGTCTTTAACTAGATTAATCGGTGAAGAAAGACTGAAGAAATCTTTTTTAAACAGAGTGTTAAGCTGGGAGCCTGTTTCGTCGTGTTTCAGTGTTTATTTGGTTTTAAAACCGAATTCAATTCTCAATTTCAATCATAATATTTACCATTATTCATCCGAAGAAATGGTATGGAATGCTTTTAAATATAAAAAAGAAAACTGGCCGGAAACTTATATGCTTTCGTCTGCTCCTTCAAAGCAGCATCCTGAATTTGCAGAAAGTCTGACCGCAATTTCTTACATGGATTTTGAAGAAGTGAAAGAATGGGAAAATACCTTCAACACGATTGCAAACCAGCACGAAAGACACCAACTCTACGAAAAATTTAAACTTGAAAAAGCTGAAAAAATGATTCAGGCTTTAGAAAAGAAAATCCCGGACTTAAGAGAATCGATTAAAATATTTATACTTCATCACCGTTGTCATATCGTGATTATATCGGTAGTTTTGAGGGAAATATGTACGGTTACAAAAAAACTTCAGAAAACCCCTTAA
- a CDS encoding polysaccharide deacetylase family protein, whose protein sequence is MKHYPFIIFYLFLNLFIYTFQGTIWVYIFCFILFSAVVVWGSFDIQLGYFVNSFTHKRTKNKEVALTFDDGPTEFTPKFLDILKENKIKATFFCIGKQIEKYPETFQRIIAEGHTIGNHTYSHSNNTGFLSTSKMIEEIQKCDEIMLKIENFKTDLYRPPFGVTNPNIAKAIKKTKKKSIGWNVRSLDTVITDEKKILRKVTKGLKIGSIILLHDTSEKTYNVLLELLLFLEREKYSTFTIDSIFKSKNNV, encoded by the coding sequence ATGAAACATTACCCATTTATTATCTTTTATCTTTTCTTAAACCTTTTTATTTATACCTTTCAAGGAACGATTTGGGTTTACATATTTTGTTTTATACTATTTTCAGCAGTTGTAGTTTGGGGTTCTTTTGATATTCAATTAGGCTATTTTGTCAACAGTTTTACCCATAAACGAACAAAAAATAAAGAAGTTGCTTTAACTTTCGATGACGGCCCAACCGAGTTCACACCGAAGTTTTTAGATATTTTGAAAGAGAATAAAATCAAAGCCACATTTTTCTGCATCGGAAAGCAGATTGAGAAATATCCCGAAACTTTTCAGAGAATCATTGCGGAAGGTCACACCATTGGAAATCATACCTATTCACATTCTAACAATACAGGATTTTTATCTACTTCAAAAATGATAGAAGAAATACAGAAATGTGATGAAATAATGTTGAAAATTGAAAATTTTAAAACTGATTTGTATCGACCACCTTTTGGAGTAACCAATCCGAATATTGCCAAAGCGATCAAGAAAACAAAGAAAAAAAGCATCGGCTGGAATGTACGTTCGTTGGACACTGTAATTACGGACGAGAAGAAAATTTTAAGGAAAGTAACAAAAGGTTTGAAAATAGGAAGCATTATTCTGCTTCACGATACTTCGGAAAAAACGTACAATGTTTTGCTCGAATTATTGTTATTTTTGGAGCGTGAAAAGTACTCAACTTTTACAATTGATTCAATATTTAAATCTAAAAATAATGTTTAA
- a CDS encoding beta-ketoacyl-[acyl-carrier-protein] synthase family protein yields MSQKIAITGMGIISSIGNNVEENFISLTTGKHGISDIELFETRHAGSIKTGEIKLSNEELVQKLQLNEDNNVTRTALLGMVAAKEAVESAGISDINEYKTGLISSTSVGGMDITEKYFYTYEDFPEKQKYIDSHDAGNSSLAIAELLGLKGMVSTISTACSSAANAIMMGAKLIKNGVLDRVIVGGTDSLSKFTLNGFNTLMILTDSYNTPFDNDRKGLNLGEAAAFLVLESDEVVKKENKKVLAYLSGYGNANDAHHQTASSENGQGAFLAMEKALKVSGLDKENIDYINVHGTATPNNDLSEGVAMIRIFGENQVPEFSSTKAFTGHTLAAAAGIEAVYSILAMQNNVIFPNLNFKTKMEEFDLTPVTKLKEKNINHVLSNSFGFGGNCSTLIFSK; encoded by the coding sequence ATGAGTCAAAAAATTGCCATTACAGGAATGGGCATTATTTCCTCCATTGGTAACAATGTCGAGGAAAATTTTATTTCGCTGACCACCGGTAAACACGGTATTTCAGACATTGAACTGTTTGAAACACGCCACGCCGGAAGCATCAAAACAGGCGAGATAAAACTGTCTAATGAAGAACTTGTTCAGAAACTTCAGCTTAATGAGGACAACAACGTTACAAGAACTGCTTTGTTGGGAATGGTCGCCGCTAAGGAAGCTGTAGAAAGTGCCGGAATTTCCGATATTAATGAATACAAAACCGGACTTATTTCCTCCACCAGCGTGGGCGGAATGGATATTACCGAAAAATATTTCTACACCTACGAAGATTTTCCTGAAAAGCAAAAATATATTGACTCGCACGATGCCGGAAATTCATCTCTGGCGATTGCAGAATTATTAGGCTTGAAAGGAATGGTTTCTACCATCAGCACAGCCTGTTCGTCAGCCGCCAATGCGATTATGATGGGCGCAAAACTCATTAAAAACGGCGTTCTTGACCGTGTGATTGTTGGCGGAACAGATTCTCTTTCAAAATTTACTTTGAATGGATTTAATACGCTGATGATTTTGACGGATTCTTACAATACGCCTTTTGACAACGACAGAAAAGGTCTGAATCTGGGCGAAGCAGCCGCTTTCCTTGTTTTGGAATCTGATGAAGTGGTGAAAAAAGAAAACAAAAAAGTCCTCGCTTATCTTTCCGGTTACGGAAATGCCAACGATGCGCATCACCAAACCGCTTCTTCGGAAAACGGACAAGGTGCGTTTTTAGCAATGGAAAAAGCGTTAAAAGTTTCTGGTCTAGATAAAGAAAACATTGATTACATCAACGTTCACGGAACGGCGACTCCGAATAATGATTTGTCAGAAGGCGTTGCAATGATTCGGATTTTTGGCGAAAATCAGGTTCCTGAATTCAGTTCTACAAAAGCGTTTACCGGTCATACTTTGGCTGCGGCTGCGGGAATTGAAGCGGTTTACTCGATTTTGGCGATGCAGAATAATGTGATTTTTCCAAATTTAAATTTTAAAACGAAAATGGAAGAATTTGATTTGACGCCGGTTACCAAACTGAAAGAGAAAAACATCAATCACGTACTTTCCAATTCGTTTGGATTTGGAGGAAACTGTTCAACTTTAATTTTTTCTAAATAA
- a CDS encoding beta-ketoacyl synthase N-terminal-like domain-containing protein produces the protein MSAVYINSAACISVQDTLNENFFDTLKPENSVQILKAIEPNYKEFIPPAMSRRMSKTVKMSSVASTKALQEAGIEKPDAIIVGTGMGCSQDSEKFLKNVLENNEEFLTPTFFIQSTHNTVAGQIALGLQCHGYNFTYVNCSSSLEFSMLDAKLQILDGEADNVLVGSTDEQTDRTMELYKLNNSIKKKKIFRLII, from the coding sequence ATGAGTGCAGTTTACATCAACAGTGCCGCCTGCATCTCGGTTCAGGACACTTTAAACGAAAATTTCTTTGACACTTTAAAACCTGAAAATTCAGTTCAGATTTTAAAAGCTATTGAGCCGAATTATAAAGAATTCATTCCTCCAGCAATGAGCCGAAGAATGTCTAAAACGGTAAAAATGAGTTCCGTAGCTTCCACAAAAGCTTTGCAGGAAGCTGGAATTGAAAAACCCGACGCCATCATCGTTGGAACCGGAATGGGCTGTTCTCAAGATTCTGAAAAGTTTCTGAAAAATGTTCTGGAAAACAATGAGGAATTTCTAACGCCAACTTTTTTCATTCAGTCAACTCACAATACGGTTGCCGGGCAAATTGCTTTGGGATTGCAATGTCACGGCTATAATTTCACTTACGTCAACTGTTCTTCATCGCTCGAATTTTCAATGTTGGATGCAAAACTTCAGATTTTGGACGGCGAAGCTGATAATGTTTTGGTGGGTTCAACAGACGAACAAACCGACAGAACAATGGAATTGTACAAACTCAATAATTCTATTAAAAAGAAGAAAATTTTCCGATTGATTATTTAA
- a CDS encoding 3-hydroxyacyl-ACP dehydratase, with translation MQTILTDFYTLETQEKTESGSFIANIKLNQAHDIFNGHFPGNPVTPGVCMMQIVKELTEEFTGRKLFLKSASNVKFMAIINPFETPDLKIQLDINEGENEVKVKNLTSFGETIALKMSVNYTKI, from the coding sequence ATGCAAACGATTCTTACTGACTTTTATACGTTAGAAACTCAGGAAAAAACAGAGAGCGGAAGTTTTATCGCAAATATTAAATTAAATCAGGCTCACGATATTTTTAACGGTCATTTTCCGGGAAATCCGGTAACTCCGGGAGTCTGTATGATGCAAATTGTGAAAGAGCTGACTGAAGAGTTTACAGGTAGAAAACTATTTCTAAAATCTGCTTCTAACGTGAAATTTATGGCGATTATCAATCCTTTCGAAACGCCTGATCTTAAGATACAACTTGATATCAACGAAGGCGAAAATGAAGTGAAGGTAAAAAACTTAACTTCGTTTGGCGAGACTATTGCATTGAAAATGTCAGTTAATTACACAAAAATATAA